A part of Vulpes lagopus strain Blue_001 chromosome 4, ASM1834538v1, whole genome shotgun sequence genomic DNA contains:
- the BLOC1S4 gene encoding biogenesis of lysosome-related organelles complex 1 subunit 4, whose translation MEGRPAGRASPREGPAEEEAELQGAAWSGDSGNVSQSHSSASGPWEDEGSELGAPGRDLPLLRRAAAGYAACLLPGAGARPEVEALDASLEDLLTRVDEFVGMLDMLRGDSSHVVSEGVPRIYAKATEMRQVYSKIDRLEAFVAMIGASVARMEEQVARAEAELGAFPSAFRKLLHTIAVPSFFHKASSGRPQPGAYEPPVLFRTEDHFPCCSERPQV comes from the coding sequence ATGGAGGGTCGTCCCGCCGGTCGGGCGTCGCCGCGCGAGGGGCCGGCCGAGGAGGAGGCCGAGCTCCAGGGAGCTGCCTGGAGCGGGGACAGCGGCAACGTGTCCCAGAGCCACAGCAGCGCTTCGGGGCCGTGGGAGGACGAGGGCTCCGAGCTGGGCGCGCCCGGCCGCGACCTGCCGCTGCTGCGCCGCGCCGCCGCGGGCTACGCCGCCTGCCTGCTTCCCGGAGCCGGGGCGCGGCCCGAGGTCGAGGCCCTGGACGCCAGCCTGGAGGACCTGCTCACCAGGGTGGACGAGTTCGTGGGCATGCTGGACATGCTGCGCGGGGACTCGTCCCACGTGGTCAGCGAGGGCGTGCCTCGCATCTACGCGAAGGCCACGGAGATGCGGCAGGTGTACAGCAAGATCGACCGGCTGGAGGCCTTCGTGGCGATGATCGGCGCCAGCGTGGCCAGGATGGAGGAGCAGGTGGCCCGGGCGGAGGCCGAGCTGGGCGCTTTCCCCAGCGCCTTCCGGAAGCTGCTGCACACGATCGCCGTGCCCTCCTTCTTCCACAAGGCGTCCTCCGGCAGGCCCCAGCCGGGCGCCTACGAACCGCCCGTCCTGTTCCGGACCGAAGACCACTTTCCCTGCTGCAGCGAGAGACCTCAGGTCTGA